The Pseudonocardia broussonetiae DNA segment ACGGCCGGTCCCGGGCGCTCCACCCGCATCCCGGCGCGCCGGGCGAGCGCGGCCACCGCGCCGGCGTCGGACGGCTCGGCCCGGGTGCCGGCGAGCAGGCGGGCGAGGCGGCCCTTGTGAGCCTTGTTGAAGTGGCTGATGACCGTGCGGGTGCCGTCGGGGCGCTCGGCGAGGACGTCGACGTCCACCGCGCCGGGCACGCGGGCCAATGCGGCGTAGGAGCCCGAGCGGAGGTCGACGACGAGCTCGCCGTCGGCGATCGCGCGCAGCACCGGTTCGAGCAGCGGCCGCCACGCCGCGGCCAGCGTGCCGCGCCCGGGCAGGGCGGAGCCCGCGGAGAGGCGGTAGGCCGGGATTGGGTCGTCGGCGCGGACCAGGCCGAACAGCGCGGACCCGACGGCGAGCCGCTCGCGCGCCCGGGCCGCCGCGGTGCCGCGCAGGCTGCGGACGTCGAGCGCGTCGTAGAGGACGCCGGTGTAGCGCAGCAGCGCGGGGGTCGTGGGGGAGGCGCGCAGCGCCGCGTTGCGGGCGATCTCGGCGTCCTGCTTCGGTGACAGGCCCAGCGCGGCGCGCGCCGCCGGGACGTCGGCGGACAGGGCCACGACCTCGTCGACGAGCGCCGACCGCAGCGGGCCGAGCTCGGGGTGGCGCAGCGCGTCGAGCCGCAGGGGCGGGCCGTCACCGCCGTCGATCTTGGTCTCCGAGGGCGGGAGCAGCACGAGCACACCCGAACGGTAACGACGGGCGCTGTTGTGGCCCGATGACGGGGCGGTTACGGTCGCGGCGTGATCCGCCTCGTGACCCGCCGGCATGTGGACTACATGCGCGTCACGAGTGCCGCCTGTCGCCGCGCCTGACGCGTCCCCGCCGCTCACCTCGCACGTCCACTCCAGGGAGAACTCTGTGTCCGACACGCCCGATCCGACGGCCAACTGGTCGTTCGAGACCAAGCAGGTCCACGCCGGCGCCACCTCCGACCCGGCCACCGGCGCCCGCGCCACCCCGATCTACCAGACGACGTCGTACACGTTCCGCGACACCGAGCACGCCGCCGCGCTGTTCGGCCTCGCCGAGATGGGCAACATCTACACGCGGATCATGAACCCGACGCAGGACGTGCTGGAGCAGCGCGTCGCCGCGCTCGAGGGCGGCATCGGCGCGGTGGCGTTCGCGTCCGGCCAGGCCGCGCAGACCCTCGCGATCCTCAACATCGCCGAGGCGGGCGACCACTTCGTCTCCAGCGCCTCGCTCTACGGCGGCACGTACAACCTGTTCCACTACACGCTGCCCAAGCTCGGCATCGAGGTCTCGTTCGTCGACGACCCCGACGACGCCGAGGCGTGGAAGGCCGCCGTCCGCCCGAACACCAAGCTGTTCTACGCCGAGACGCTGGGCAACCCGCGCGGCAACGTGCTCGACGTGCGGCTCGTCGCCGACATCGCGCACGAGGTCGGGGTGCCGCTGCTCGTCGACAACACCGTGCCGACGCCCTACCTGCTCCGCCCGCTCGAGCACGGCGCCGACATCGTCATCCACTCGGCCACCAAGTTCCTCGGC contains these protein-coding regions:
- the yaaA gene encoding peroxide stress protein YaaA encodes the protein MLVLLPPSETKIDGGDGPPLRLDALRHPELGPLRSALVDEVVALSADVPAARAALGLSPKQDAEIARNAALRASPTTPALLRYTGVLYDALDVRSLRGTAAARARERLAVGSALFGLVRADDPIPAYRLSAGSALPGRGTLAAAWRPLLEPVLRAIADGELVVDLRSGSYAALARVPGAVDVDVLAERPDGTRTVISHFNKAHKGRLARLLAGTRAEPSDAGAVAALARRAGMRVERPGPAVLHVVVPA